The segment AAAACCTTTATCCAAAAGGTTTTATGATCATATATAAGCATAATAAGTCTCTGATAGCTCTGGTGAATTGTAAGGGTCATTTTTGAGAGTGAATGTGGATGGCTGGGGTGAAATGAAGTGCCATTAGTGATGCCCTTTCATATGAGAATGTCACCCTAGAACAAGGTCATCCTGAGATAACTGTGCTTATGTTTGAACTCTTCCTGTGATTTCAGATTCCAGCGAGGCGACTACCACATCGATGTCTGCATCAATGACTACCTGGATGTGTTCTGCCCTCACTATGAAGACTCAGTGCCAGAAGATAAGACCGAACGCTATGTTCTGTACATGGTGAACTTTGATGGCTACAGCTCCTGTGATCACACTTCCAAAGGGTTCAAGAGGTGGGAGTGTAATCGGCCGCATTCCCCAAATGGACCATTGAAGTTCTCGGAAAAGTTCCAGCTCTTCACGCCCTTCTCACTGGGATTTGAGTTCAGGCCAGGCCGGGAGTATTTCTACATCTGTGAGTATGGAGAGGTTTACCGTTGATGCACAGCAGGTATAAGAAACACAGCTATTTTTTCATCTATACTGTGTGAAAATACAGAGGGAGAAACGATACATAACACAAATGCCTTATAGTGAGCACAGGCTTAAACTATCCCCAGATACGTTAGCTAGGAATCAAGCTAGTGAAAATGACATTAAATCACAGCTTCTTTTCTCTCATGAAATAGCATGGCAGCCTGTTCACTGAACTACTGCTgacttttaaagcaaaatgcaccattacatttatttctgcattctGAATTGGGGCAAGAATGGGATGATATAAATTGTCCCcagatatgaagaaaaataattaatcctTTGTATGTGGAATACCTCAATTTCCTTACTTGCTTTGATGAAATATTCTTGTCTCTGTAGTATTTATCACCCAAGGAAAGTGAGGTCTGTGTAGTTCTTAAGTGATATAATGCTGCTGTTGTCAGTAGCCCGGTGGTATTTAAAACTGTAATTTCTCAGGCCGAATAATCCTAGTATTTAGCCAAGCAGCTTCTTTCTTCTACCTTCCTTTCCCC is part of the Camarhynchus parvulus chromosome Z, STF_HiC, whole genome shotgun sequence genome and harbors:
- the EFNA5 gene encoding ephrin-A5 isoform X3, whose protein sequence is MTLRFQRGDYHIDVCINDYLDVFCPHYEDSVPEDKTERYVLYMVNFDGYSSCDHTSKGFKRWECNRPHSPNGPLKFSEKFQLFTPFSLGFEFRPGREYFYISSAIPDNGRRSCLKLKVFVRPANSCMKTIGVHDRVFDVNDKVENSLEPADDTVHESAEPSRGENAAQTPRIPSRLLATLLFLLAMLLIL